From Triticum aestivum cultivar Chinese Spring chromosome 4A, IWGSC CS RefSeq v2.1, whole genome shotgun sequence, a single genomic window includes:
- the LOC123083760 gene encoding uncharacterized protein, translated as MATTKKREMVFFNVEAAQSPSLPGECSLLEFAAILVCPRRLVEVSSYSTLIRPDDADADGGVLSASSGAPLFEDVFPDIFELLDGCVWAGHGILRAGCPRMREAFAAFGLGAPEPVGVVDLLDVLLAQGAQGCFGPAAAGDDNQEEDEEAAALAEHFGIGARRMRGLRCLDGARVSLEVLGHHKGMEFFHGGSGPSRPRGDSGGDNEGQARGGCRAAISAGPAQLDVVGEAFCLSYINSAYENFKLVAVFVTRLSLCRPRRRPIIAAPIPSSSSPPPSSSPSPSPSLLARERHAPSRPVAPSSPPPSSPPQPLAVVAARTRVAPSSSPPWPICRRRAAPMKN; from the exons ATGGCGACCACCAAGAAGAGGGAGATGGTGTTCTTCAACGTGGAGGCTGCGCAGTCCCCGTCGCTGCCCGGTGAGTGCAGCCTGCTGGAGTTCGCCGCCATCCTCGTCTGCCCACGCCGCCTCGTCGAGGTCTCCAGCTACTCCACCCTCATCCGCCcggacgacgccgacgccgacggtGGCGTcctctccgcctcctccggcgcacccttGTTCGAGGACGTCTTCCCGGACATCTTCGAGCTGCTGGACGGCTGCGTGTGGGCGGGCCACGGCATCCTGCGCGCCGGCTGCCCGCGCATGCGCGAGGCCTTCGCCGCCTTCGGCCTGGGCGCGCCGGAGCCCGTGGGCGTCGTCGACTTGCTCGACGTGCTCCTCGCGCAGGGCGCGCAGGGGTGCTTCGGGCCGGCCGCCGCCGGGGACGACaaccaggaggaggacgaggaggcggcggcccTGGCGGAGCACTTCGGGATCGGCGCGCGGCGGATGCGGGGGCTCCGGTGCCTGGACGGCGCGCGCGTGAGCCTCGAGGTGCTGGGACACCACAAAGGAATGGAATTTTTCCACGGCGGCAGCGGCCCCTCGCGCCCGCGCGGGGACAGCGGCGGCGACAACGAGGGCCAAGCGCGAGGAGGATGCAGGGCGGCAATCTCGGCGGGTCCAGCGCAGCTGGACGTCGTCGGCGAGGCGTTCT gcctctcctatataaACAGCGCTTACGAAAATTTTAAGTTAGTTGCCGTCTTCGTCACGCGCCTGTCCCTGTGTCGCCCACGTCGCCGCCCCATCATCGCCGCCCCCATcccatcgtcgtcgtcgccgcccccgtcatcGTCGCCCAGCCCGTCGCCGTCCTTGCTCGCCCGCGAGCGTCACGCACCGTCCCGGCCCGTCGCGCCGTCGTCCCcgcccccgtcatcgccgccccagcccctcgccgtcgtcgccgcccgcaCCCGCGTCGCCCCCTCGTCATCGCCACCCTGGCCCATATGTCGTCGTCGCGCCGCCCCG atgaaGAATTAG